In Flavobacteriales bacterium, the DNA window TGGACTCGCTACTGATGGAGATGCGGATAGGATTGGTCTATACGATAGCGATGGTGATTTTGTAGATTCTCATCATATTATTTTATTATTAGTTAGCTACTTTTATGATATAAAAGGGCTGCGAGGAGATGTATGTACTACGTTTTCAACTACAAGTAGAGTAAAAACCTTATGCGATCAATACGGTCTTCGTAACGAAGTAGTAAAGATTGGATTTAAGTATGTCTGTGAAGTAATGTTGGAGAATGAAGTTCTTGTAGGTGGCGAAGAATCTGGAGGAATTGCGGTAACGGGTCATATTTTAGAGCGTGATGGTATATGGATAGGTCTCGTACTTATTGAGTATATGGCTAAAACAGGCAAGTCTCTCCAAGAGTTAATTCAAGAAGTATATGCAAAGGTTGGTAGTTTTGCTTACGAGCGAAATGACCTTCATCTGGAAGAAAGTGTAAAGCTTAGCATTATTGAAAAATGTAGAAATGAAGAATTTAAAAGCTTCGGGTCGTATGTTGTTAATTCGTTAGAAACATTGGATGGTTTTAAATACTTCTTTGATAACGGAGAAACTTTACTGATTAGACCGTCTGGAACGGAGCCTGTTTTACGTACATACGCAGAATCGAAAACAAAAGAAGCTTCATTTGCACTGCTCGATGCAGTCGAAAAGGAATTGCTAGGTAAATGAAAGTAAAGTATTGCTATACTTTATTTTTATTTTTTATATCGACATTCTTAGTCGCTCAAAATGACCTTAGCCCACAATTAGATTCAAACTCAGTAAATCGTACAAGATTAATTGGAGTAATCGGAGTAGAAAGCCTCGTTTATGGCAGTTCCGTAATCGGATTAAGTAAGCTGTGGTATGAGGATTATACCAGCTTTCATTTCTTTAATGATAACAATCAATGGAAACAGATGGACAAAGTTGGTCATGCTTTTTCCAGTTATACCATAGGGCGTTATGGTATGGATATCTTAGACTGGACGGGTATTAAGCATAAAAAGGCCATTTGGATTGGAAGTAATATAGCCACGTTAGCATTGCTAACAGTAGAAACGTTTGATGGCTTTTCGGAAGATTGGGGTGCTTCTCCAGGAGATATGGTTGCAAATATTTCTGGTACCGCAATGCTAATTAGCCAAGAGTTGATTTGGGAGGAACAAAGAATTGTTTTCAAATATTCCTTTCATCCATCGTCATATGCAAAGCATAGGCCGGAACTGTTAGGTTCTAATTTTTCGGAGCAAATGTTAAAAGACTATAACGGACAAACTTATTGGCTGTCAGGAAATGTTTCATCTTTTAGTAAGAAAGAAACGAAGTTGCCTAAATGGTTAAATGTTGCCTTTGGCTATGGAGCGGATGCTTTGGTAGGTGGAGAGAATAATTTAATGAACGATACTTTAATAAATGAAAATCAATATCGCCAGTATTATTTGTCTTTAGATGTTGATTTTACTAGAATTAAGACATCATCTAAGGTTTTAAAAACCTTCTTTCGAGCAATAAATATTTTTAAAGTTCCTTTCCCAGCTATTTATATGAGTAAAGAAGGATTGAAATTCAAAGCGTTATATTTTTAGTATGTCTTTTAATATTGGTGATAGAGTACAGTTTGTAAATGAAGATGATGAGGGGGTTATTGAAAATATTCTTCCTGGAGATAAATTCTTGGTTTCCTCTTCCATGGGTTTTGATATAGAAGTGGATGGTGCTAATCTTATTTTGCAGA includes these proteins:
- a CDS encoding DUF2279 domain-containing protein encodes the protein MKVKYCYTLFLFFISTFLVAQNDLSPQLDSNSVNRTRLIGVIGVESLVYGSSVIGLSKLWYEDYTSFHFFNDNNQWKQMDKVGHAFSSYTIGRYGMDILDWTGIKHKKAIWIGSNIATLALLTVETFDGFSEDWGASPGDMVANISGTAMLISQELIWEEQRIVFKYSFHPSSYAKHRPELLGSNFSEQMLKDYNGQTYWLSGNVSSFSKKETKLPKWLNVAFGYGADALVGGENNLMNDTLINENQYRQYYLSLDVDFTRIKTSSKVLKTFFRAINIFKVPFPAIYMSKEGLKFKALYF